A region of Polyangiaceae bacterium DNA encodes the following proteins:
- a CDS encoding lectin: MCSATLQAGQSLGAGQTLTNCKGNVTLAMQGDGNLVVYGPPGALWSSNTAGTPANVAVMQGDGNFVLYSGSTPYWSSNTAGYSGAYLVVQDDGNVVIYAGSTAVWSTGTCCY; this comes from the coding sequence GTGTGCAGCGCAACGCTCCAGGCGGGCCAGTCGCTCGGGGCGGGCCAAACGCTGACGAACTGCAAGGGCAACGTGACCCTGGCGATGCAGGGCGACGGGAACCTGGTCGTCTACGGTCCGCCCGGCGCGCTCTGGTCGTCGAACACCGCGGGCACGCCCGCCAACGTCGCCGTCATGCAGGGGGACGGCAACTTCGTGCTGTACTCCGGGAGCACGCCGTATTGGTCGTCCAACACCGCCGGCTATTCGGGTGCGTACCTGGTCGTGCAGGACGACGGCAACGTGGTCATCTACGCCGGCAGCACCGCGGTCTGGTCCACCGGCACCTGCTGTTACTGA
- a CDS encoding amidohydrolase: MLAPCQHGGFLSETLPALGDAEGARVPASLPPVIDAHVHLFPDRMFEAIWRWFEAHAWPVRYRLHARQVIDFQLSRGVEHLVALHYAHKPGIARAMNAFMAELCAGEPRLTGLATVFPGEPGAREIVEEAFALGLRGVKLHCHVQCFSADAPELEEVYRALEARDLPLVIHAGREPKSPAYRCDPHRLCSADHTRALLRSYPKLRVCVPHLGADEFEAHARLLEEHDNLWLDTTMSLAGYFPVADPWELVERRPDRVLYGTDFPSLPFAWDRELRRIAARGLGDAQLAAILGGNARAFHRIA, from the coding sequence ATGCTCGCGCCTTGCCAGCACGGAGGCTTCCTCTCCGAAACGCTGCCGGCGCTCGGTGACGCCGAAGGCGCGCGCGTGCCGGCGTCGCTGCCGCCGGTGATCGACGCCCACGTGCACCTGTTTCCGGACCGCATGTTCGAGGCCATCTGGCGCTGGTTCGAAGCGCACGCTTGGCCGGTGCGCTATCGGTTGCACGCCCGACAGGTGATCGATTTCCAGCTCTCGCGCGGCGTGGAGCACCTGGTCGCGCTGCATTACGCGCACAAACCCGGCATCGCGCGGGCGATGAACGCCTTCATGGCGGAGCTGTGCGCCGGCGAGCCGCGGCTCACCGGCCTCGCGACGGTGTTCCCGGGCGAGCCCGGCGCCCGGGAGATCGTCGAAGAGGCGTTCGCGCTGGGGCTCCGGGGGGTGAAGCTCCACTGCCACGTGCAGTGCTTCTCCGCGGACGCGCCGGAGCTCGAGGAGGTCTATCGAGCGCTCGAGGCGCGGGACCTGCCCCTAGTGATCCATGCCGGCCGCGAGCCCAAGAGCCCCGCCTACCGCTGTGACCCGCACCGGCTCTGCTCGGCCGATCACACCCGCGCGCTGCTCCGCTCCTACCCGAAGCTGCGCGTGTGCGTGCCGCACCTGGGCGCCGACGAGTTCGAGGCCCACGCGCGCTTGCTCGAAGAGCACGACAACCTCTGGCTGGACACCACCATGTCGCTGGCTGGCTACTTCCCGGTCGCGGATCCCTGGGAGCTGGTCGAGCGCCGGCCGGATCGCGTGCTCTACGGCACCGACTTCCCCAGCCTGCCCTTCGCCTGGGACCGCGAGCTCCGGCGCATCGCGGCGCGCGGGCTGGGTGACGCCCAGCTCGCCGCGATCCTGGGCGGAAACGCCCGCGCGTTCCACCGCATCGCCTGA
- the mutH gene encoding DNA mismatch repair endonuclease MutH: MVISRPVPRTEADLLTRARALAGRSVGELAAELGAACPPDLRRAKGFVGGLVERALGADAGSRALPDFSGLGVELKTLPVDARGRPVESTFVCTIPLTEVASLEWEDSPVFRKLRRVLWVPVQGERSLAPALRRFGEPLLWSPSPAEEAELRFDWEELAGLIGRGDVESITGHLGQSLQIRPKAADSHARRRGTDRDGAVFAAMPKGFYLRASFTARLLSEHFVLPAASAP, encoded by the coding sequence GTGGTGATTTCGCGTCCCGTCCCCCGCACCGAGGCGGACCTCCTGACCCGGGCCCGCGCCCTTGCGGGCCGTTCGGTCGGAGAGCTCGCCGCTGAGCTCGGGGCCGCCTGTCCGCCCGACCTCCGGCGGGCGAAGGGCTTCGTCGGGGGCCTGGTCGAGCGCGCCCTGGGGGCCGATGCAGGCTCCCGCGCCCTGCCGGACTTCTCGGGGCTCGGGGTCGAGCTCAAGACCCTGCCGGTGGATGCTCGAGGTCGCCCCGTCGAGTCCACCTTCGTCTGCACCATTCCACTCACCGAGGTCGCGAGCCTCGAATGGGAGGACTCACCCGTGTTTCGCAAGCTGCGCCGGGTGCTCTGGGTCCCCGTACAGGGCGAGCGCTCGCTGGCACCGGCGCTGCGTCGCTTCGGTGAGCCGCTGCTCTGGAGCCCCAGCCCCGCCGAGGAGGCGGAGCTCCGTTTCGATTGGGAGGAGCTCGCTGGGCTGATCGGGCGGGGTGACGTCGAGAGCATCACCGGGCACCTGGGCCAGAGCCTTCAGATCCGGCCGAAGGCGGCGGATTCCCACGCCCGGCGCCGAGGCACCGATCGCGACGGCGCGGTCTTCGCCGCGATGCCCAAGGGGTTCTACTTGCGGGCGAGCTTCACCGCGCGCCTCTTGAGCGAGCACTTCGTGCTGCCCGCGGCGTCAGCCCCGTGA
- a CDS encoding HD domain-containing protein, whose protein sequence is MAGAGAARRARERRPPPPRALLPLRRPAHAPLRAGGDRGELVSAEALAERELPGLLAEARAALGDDPGHDLQHALRVASWTLRLGEGAIPPRLALAAALLHDVVNLPKDSPERALASTRSADVARETLPRHGFSAEEVELVAEAIRDHSFSRGVTPKSLLGQALQDADRLEALGALGLMRCISTGARMGARYFHPQDVWAETRPLDDKRYSVDHFFTKLLALPASMTTEAGRREAERRAEFLRAFLRALASELDEPLPDGRR, encoded by the coding sequence CTGGCCGGCGCTGGTGCCGCTCGACGAGCGCGAGAGCGGCGTCCGCCACCGCCGCGCGCGCTACTACCGCTTCGACGGCCGGCGCATGCGCCCCTTCGCGCGGGCGGAGACCGGGGAGAGCTCGTGAGCGCCGAGGCGCTCGCCGAGCGCGAGCTGCCGGGACTCTTGGCCGAAGCTCGCGCCGCCCTCGGCGACGATCCCGGGCACGACCTGCAGCATGCCTTGCGCGTGGCGAGCTGGACCTTGCGCTTGGGCGAGGGCGCCATTCCGCCGCGCCTGGCGTTGGCGGCGGCGCTCCTGCACGACGTGGTCAACCTGCCCAAGGACTCACCGGAGCGCGCGTTGGCCAGCACGCGCTCCGCGGACGTCGCCCGCGAGACGCTGCCGCGGCACGGGTTCTCGGCCGAGGAGGTCGAGCTCGTGGCGGAGGCCATTCGCGACCACAGCTTCAGCCGCGGCGTGACGCCGAAGAGCCTGCTCGGCCAGGCGTTGCAGGACGCCGATCGCCTGGAAGCGCTCGGAGCGCTGGGCCTCATGCGCTGCATCTCCACCGGCGCGCGAATGGGAGCGCGCTACTTCCACCCCCAAGACGTGTGGGCAGAAACGCGCCCGCTCGACGACAAGCGCTACTCCGTCGACCACTTCTTCACCAAGCTCCTCGCACTGCCGGCCAGCATGACCACCGAAGCGGGGAGGCGCGAGGCGGAACGGCGCGCGGAGTTTCTGCGGGCTTTCCTGCGAGCGCTGGCCAGCGAGCTCGACGAGCCGCTGCCGGACGGGCGGCGGTAG
- a CDS encoding sigma-70 family RNA polymerase sigma factor, with the protein MDERALLEAAQRGDDDALTELINRYSPSIYRFGMKMCRHEQDAQEIVQDTLLAAARNLRDFRGQSSLSTWLYTIARSYCIKRRRRNVGEPSVHEPLHELRAEGVPELVDARAPDEQAASREIEAALERAIDELEPMYREVLILRDVEGLTAPEVGKVLELSVEAVKSRLHRARAQVRERISPLLAPEPPAPHAGCPDVVELLSRHLEDDVSPEVCREMEQHVAGCPRCGARCDSLRRALSLCQASPAPEVSKEIRELVARQMRAVLRELAPERA; encoded by the coding sequence ATGGACGAGCGAGCGCTGCTCGAGGCGGCGCAGCGCGGAGACGACGACGCCCTCACGGAGCTGATCAACCGCTACTCGCCCAGCATCTACCGCTTCGGCATGAAGATGTGCCGCCACGAGCAGGACGCCCAGGAGATCGTGCAAGACACGCTCCTGGCAGCGGCGCGGAACCTGCGGGACTTCCGCGGCCAGAGCTCGCTCTCCACCTGGCTCTACACCATCGCGCGCAGCTACTGCATCAAGCGCCGGCGCCGGAACGTCGGCGAGCCCAGCGTCCACGAGCCGCTCCACGAGCTCCGCGCCGAGGGGGTTCCGGAGCTGGTGGACGCGCGCGCCCCCGACGAGCAGGCGGCCTCGCGCGAGATCGAGGCCGCGCTCGAGCGCGCCATCGACGAGCTCGAGCCGATGTACCGCGAGGTGCTGATCCTGCGCGACGTGGAGGGCCTGACCGCCCCGGAGGTGGGCAAGGTCCTCGAGCTCAGCGTCGAGGCGGTGAAGAGCCGCCTCCACCGCGCCCGCGCCCAGGTGCGCGAGCGCATCTCGCCGCTCTTGGCGCCGGAGCCGCCGGCGCCCCACGCTGGCTGTCCCGACGTGGTCGAGCTCTTGTCTCGCCACCTGGAGGACGACGTGAGCCCGGAGGTGTGCCGGGAGATGGAGCAACACGTCGCCGGTTGTCCGCGCTGCGGCGCCCGGTGCGACTCGCTCAGGCGCGCGCTCTCGCTGTGTCAGGCCTCACCGGCGCCCGAGGTGTCCAAGGAGATCCGCGAGCTGGTCGCGCGGCAGATGCGGGCGGTGCTGAGAGAGCTGGCCCCGGAGCGCGCTTAG
- a CDS encoding glycoside hydrolase family 31 protein, with product MRARLLYPLVPLAFLGCSDGEEGSGSPGPESATLIAGETSLVADAKQGVLELRRGDSLVLTLPADAFVLGSVAEVTDEANYDPAPLLAGEPIAKEPEGLAWNAGKSFSIVKSTDTAVTLRVSHDGGFVSTVELGVAADDRLTGKLTPADATRLAYLGLAPKVGADEAFYGLGEYFDSVNHRGKLRAMQLEVSSAIESSNNEAHVPIPFVTGTRGFGFFVENPYPAAFDVAKADPERIAATFGTGLASEQGLDFHLFAAAHPLDVTRHYYDVTGYPRLPGRWGLGPLVWRDENDDQAQVEADLDAMRSLDLATSAVWIDRPYATGVNTFDFDPKKFPDPKAMIDKAHALGFRMSLWHTPYLDEKDPSTESLRDEATAKGYYPKERGLMLNKWGPLIDLTNPDAYAWWQALIQKYVDMGIEGFKLDYGEDVVPGLLGARNVWKFADGSDERTMHARYTLFYHSVYAELLEDEGNFLLCRRGTYGDQVNVSVIWPGDLDASFARHGEKVTEKGETYSAVGGLPAALIAGLSLGPSGFPFFGSDTGGYRHSPPDKELFTRWFQITALSPVMQIGTSTNDVAWEPTAENGFDQEMLSWYRTYTRLHLRLFPYIWTYAKRLKTDGRPIQRALGLAHPELGEHPDDTFLLGDHLLAAPVVERGKTSRDVLLPEGDWLDWWTGKLHTGGKTVSVSAPLDTLPLFLRVGGIVPMLRPTIDTMSPTTDPSVDSYATTPGVLWARVAPGPASTFKLFDGAELAQKDLGASFELSKQDGSELKYGVVFEILGLGDAPKSVTEGGSPLADAGSAAALDAAPSGWAFEGGTLWIKLPAGTKTAIVTR from the coding sequence ATGCGCGCCCGGCTCCTCTACCCCCTCGTCCCTCTGGCGTTCCTCGGCTGCTCGGACGGAGAAGAGGGCAGCGGCAGCCCTGGTCCCGAGAGCGCGACGCTGATCGCGGGTGAGACTAGCCTGGTCGCGGACGCGAAGCAGGGTGTCCTCGAGCTCCGGCGCGGCGACAGCCTGGTCCTGACGCTGCCCGCGGACGCCTTCGTGCTCGGCAGCGTGGCGGAGGTGACCGACGAGGCGAACTACGACCCGGCGCCGCTGCTCGCCGGCGAGCCCATCGCGAAGGAGCCGGAGGGCCTGGCCTGGAACGCCGGCAAGAGCTTCTCGATCGTGAAGAGCACGGACACCGCCGTCACGCTCCGCGTGAGCCACGACGGCGGCTTCGTCTCGACCGTCGAGCTCGGCGTCGCGGCGGACGATCGCCTCACTGGCAAGCTCACGCCGGCCGACGCCACCCGGCTCGCGTACCTGGGCCTCGCGCCCAAGGTCGGCGCCGACGAGGCGTTCTACGGGCTCGGCGAGTACTTCGACAGCGTCAACCACCGGGGCAAGCTGCGCGCGATGCAGCTCGAGGTCTCGAGCGCCATCGAGAGCAGCAACAACGAGGCGCACGTCCCCATTCCGTTCGTGACCGGCACGCGGGGCTTCGGCTTCTTCGTCGAGAACCCCTACCCTGCGGCGTTCGACGTGGCGAAGGCCGATCCGGAGCGCATCGCCGCGACCTTCGGCACGGGGCTCGCCAGCGAGCAAGGGCTCGACTTCCACCTGTTCGCGGCGGCGCACCCGCTCGACGTGACCCGCCACTATTACGACGTCACGGGCTACCCGCGGCTGCCGGGGCGCTGGGGCCTGGGCCCTCTGGTCTGGCGCGACGAGAACGACGACCAGGCGCAGGTCGAGGCGGATCTCGACGCCATGCGCAGCCTGGATCTCGCGACCAGCGCCGTCTGGATCGACCGCCCTTACGCCACCGGGGTCAACACCTTCGACTTCGACCCGAAGAAATTCCCCGATCCGAAGGCGATGATCGACAAGGCCCACGCCCTGGGCTTCCGCATGTCGCTCTGGCACACCCCCTACCTGGACGAGAAGGATCCGAGCACCGAGAGCCTGCGCGACGAGGCCACGGCCAAGGGCTATTACCCGAAGGAGCGCGGGCTGATGCTCAACAAGTGGGGGCCGCTCATCGACCTGACGAACCCCGACGCCTACGCCTGGTGGCAGGCCCTGATCCAGAAGTACGTGGACATGGGCATCGAGGGCTTCAAGCTCGACTACGGCGAGGACGTGGTGCCGGGCCTGCTCGGGGCGCGAAACGTCTGGAAGTTCGCCGACGGCAGCGACGAGCGCACCATGCACGCGCGCTACACGCTCTTCTATCACTCCGTCTACGCCGAGCTCCTGGAGGACGAGGGCAACTTCCTGCTCTGCCGCCGCGGCACCTACGGCGATCAGGTCAACGTCTCGGTGATCTGGCCGGGCGACCTGGACGCGAGCTTCGCCCGGCACGGCGAGAAGGTCACCGAGAAGGGCGAGACCTACTCCGCCGTCGGCGGCCTGCCGGCTGCCCTGATCGCCGGCCTCTCCCTCGGGCCCTCGGGCTTCCCCTTCTTCGGCTCCGACACCGGCGGCTACCGGCACTCGCCACCGGACAAGGAGCTGTTCACGCGCTGGTTCCAGATCACCGCGCTCTCGCCGGTGATGCAGATCGGCACCAGCACGAACGACGTGGCCTGGGAGCCGACCGCCGAGAACGGCTTCGACCAGGAGATGCTGAGTTGGTACCGGACGTACACTCGGCTCCACCTCCGGCTCTTCCCCTACATCTGGACCTACGCCAAGCGCCTGAAGACGGACGGTCGCCCCATTCAGCGCGCGCTCGGACTCGCCCATCCGGAGCTCGGAGAGCACCCGGACGACACCTTCCTGCTCGGCGACCACCTCCTGGCCGCACCGGTGGTCGAGCGCGGGAAGACCTCGCGCGACGTGCTGCTCCCGGAGGGCGACTGGCTCGACTGGTGGACGGGGAAGCTCCACACCGGCGGCAAGACCGTCAGCGTGAGCGCGCCCCTCGACACGTTGCCGCTGTTCCTCCGGGTGGGCGGCATCGTGCCGATGCTGCGCCCGACCATCGACACGATGAGCCCCACCACCGATCCCTCGGTGGACTCCTACGCCACCACCCCCGGCGTGCTCTGGGCGCGCGTCGCCCCTGGGCCGGCGAGCACGTTCAAGCTCTTCGACGGCGCGGAGCTCGCGCAGAAGGACCTGGGCGCGAGCTTCGAGCTCTCGAAGCAGGACGGCAGCGAGCTGAAATACGGCGTGGTGTTCGAGATCCTCGGCCTAGGTGACGCGCCAAAGAGCGTGACCGAAGGCGGCTCGCCGCTCGCCGACGCGGGCAGCGCCGCCGCGCTCGACGCCGCGCCGAGCGGCTGGGCGTTCGAGGGCGGGACGCTCTGGATCAAGTTGCCGGCCGGGACGAAGACCGCGATAGTCACCCGCTGA
- the nadE gene encoding NAD(+) synthase, producing MRLVKVAAATLNQTPLDWEGNRRNIVSAVDAARASGVGILCLPELCISGYGCEDMFLSPSVLATCQDVLAEVMPHTRGLVVSLGLPIRHNKAVFNCCALVADGHLLGFVAKRALAGDGIHYEPRWFKPWPRGKRGVTGVAGASVPIGDIHFDCGGIKIGFEICEDAWIAHRPGAELSLDAVDVILNPSASHFAFGKKEVRRRLVLEGSRAFGVTYVYSNLVGNEAGRAIYDGDALIGSGGQLLASSPRFSFADFSLVTATVDVDLTRSRHGWLSSFQPQVDAETGECVSVAHQYPEAHIEPVGLSEAAWESSPELKEEEFARSVSLALFDYLRKSRSQGFVISLSGGADSSAVACLVAMAVRFAVRELGLPRVAEKLAHVKGAADCKDERALVGLLLTTAYQPTKNSGSVTRDAAQAVADALGARHLTLDVDALVEGYVKLGERAVSRPLSWERDDIALQNIQARVRAPSVWLLANILNALLLSTSNRSEAAVGYATMDGDTAGGLSPIAGIDKAYLRRWLVWLEKEGPAGLGPIPALEAVNVQQPTAELRPAASHQTDEGDLMPYVLLDAIERAAIRDKRSPLEVWQLMRAEFPDYGDEQLVTWIERFFRLFSRNQWKRERYAPSFHVDDESLDPKTWCRFPILSGGFERELAELRARVGKGS from the coding sequence ATGCGCCTGGTCAAAGTCGCCGCCGCCACGCTGAATCAGACGCCGCTCGACTGGGAGGGGAACCGGCGCAACATCGTCTCGGCCGTCGACGCGGCCCGCGCTTCGGGCGTCGGCATCCTGTGCCTGCCGGAGCTCTGCATCTCGGGCTACGGGTGCGAGGACATGTTCCTGTCGCCGAGCGTGCTCGCGACCTGCCAGGACGTGCTGGCGGAGGTCATGCCGCACACGCGCGGCCTGGTGGTGAGCCTGGGCCTGCCGATCCGGCACAACAAGGCCGTCTTCAACTGCTGTGCGTTGGTCGCCGACGGGCACCTGCTCGGCTTCGTCGCCAAGCGCGCGCTGGCCGGAGACGGCATCCACTACGAGCCTCGCTGGTTCAAGCCCTGGCCGCGCGGCAAGCGCGGAGTCACGGGGGTGGCGGGCGCCAGCGTCCCCATTGGCGACATCCACTTCGACTGCGGAGGCATCAAGATCGGCTTCGAGATCTGCGAGGACGCCTGGATCGCCCACCGACCGGGAGCGGAGCTGTCGCTCGACGCGGTGGACGTGATCTTGAACCCTTCGGCGAGCCACTTCGCGTTCGGAAAGAAGGAGGTGCGGCGCCGGCTGGTGCTGGAGGGCTCCCGGGCGTTCGGCGTCACCTACGTCTACTCGAACCTGGTGGGCAACGAGGCCGGGCGGGCCATCTACGATGGCGACGCGCTGATCGGCTCCGGCGGCCAGCTCCTCGCGTCGTCGCCGCGCTTCTCGTTTGCCGACTTCTCGCTGGTCACCGCAACGGTGGACGTGGACCTCACCCGCAGCCGACACGGTTGGCTGTCGAGCTTCCAGCCGCAGGTGGACGCCGAAACGGGGGAGTGCGTGAGCGTGGCGCACCAGTACCCGGAGGCCCACATCGAACCAGTCGGTCTGTCCGAGGCGGCATGGGAGTCGAGCCCGGAGCTCAAGGAGGAGGAGTTCGCGCGCAGCGTGTCCTTGGCGCTGTTCGACTACCTGCGCAAGAGCCGCTCTCAGGGCTTCGTCATCTCGCTCTCCGGCGGCGCGGACTCGAGCGCGGTCGCGTGTCTGGTCGCCATGGCGGTGCGCTTCGCGGTCCGCGAGCTCGGGCTGCCGCGGGTGGCGGAGAAGCTCGCGCACGTGAAGGGCGCGGCAGACTGCAAGGACGAGCGCGCGCTGGTGGGGCTCCTGCTCACCACGGCCTACCAGCCCACCAAGAACAGCGGCAGCGTGACCCGAGACGCCGCCCAGGCGGTGGCCGACGCGCTCGGCGCGCGGCACCTCACGCTCGACGTGGACGCCCTGGTCGAGGGCTACGTGAAGCTGGGCGAACGCGCGGTGAGCCGGCCGCTCTCGTGGGAGCGCGACGACATCGCGCTCCAGAACATCCAGGCCCGGGTGCGGGCACCGAGCGTCTGGCTCTTGGCCAACATCCTGAACGCGCTCTTGCTCTCGACCAGCAACCGCTCCGAGGCCGCGGTCGGCTACGCCACCATGGACGGCGACACGGCGGGCGGCCTCAGCCCCATCGCCGGCATCGACAAGGCCTACCTCCGGCGCTGGCTGGTCTGGCTCGAGAAGGAAGGCCCTGCTGGGCTCGGGCCCATCCCTGCGCTCGAGGCGGTCAACGTGCAACAGCCCACGGCCGAGCTCCGCCCGGCGGCATCGCACCAGACGGACGAGGGCGATCTCATGCCCTACGTATTGCTCGACGCCATCGAGCGCGCGGCGATCCGCGACAAGCGCTCACCGCTCGAGGTCTGGCAGCTGATGCGGGCCGAGTTCCCGGACTACGGCGACGAGCAGCTCGTCACCTGGATCGAGCGCTTCTTCCGCCTCTTCAGCCGCAACCAGTGGAAGCGCGAGCGCTACGCGCCGAGCTTCCACGTCGACGACGAGAGCCTGGACCCGAAGACCTGGTGCCGCTTCCCGATCCTGAGCGGGGGCTTCGAGCGCGAGCTCGCCGAGCTCAGAGCGCGGGTCGGGAAGGGGTCGTGA
- a CDS encoding CBS domain-containing protein, translating to MPTIGTVMTPLPHSIDIGEDVVTARVLMEEHGVHHLPVTSSGKIAGVITVRDIQVAGSLAPPERDGALLVREVCHMPAYVADAADPLDVVLLEMADRQLSSAVVVDHRGQLAGILTLTDVCRLYAQALEGRFPQKSRPVHVSRG from the coding sequence ATGCCGACGATCGGGACCGTCATGACGCCGCTGCCGCACTCCATCGACATAGGCGAGGACGTGGTCACCGCCCGGGTGTTGATGGAAGAGCACGGGGTGCACCACCTGCCGGTGACGAGCAGCGGAAAGATCGCAGGAGTCATCACGGTCCGCGACATCCAAGTGGCCGGATCGCTGGCTCCTCCGGAGCGCGACGGGGCGCTGCTCGTGAGGGAGGTCTGCCACATGCCGGCCTACGTGGCCGACGCGGCGGACCCGCTGGACGTCGTGCTCCTCGAGATGGCAGACCGCCAGCTCTCCTCAGCGGTGGTGGTGGATCACCGCGGCCAGCTCGCCGGCATCCTCACGCTCACGGACGTGTGCCGGCTGTATGCGCAGGCTCTGGAGGGGCGATTCCCCCAGAAATCCCGGCCCGTGCACGTGTCACGGGGCTGA
- a CDS encoding L,D-transpeptidase, with protein sequence MRPGLSPLLFAAALACASREPEGQAPAKPVEPPPAPASAAPDPSASPAPSPPAVADEPRVYAKTRFVWIHPEPNGVGWTGFLWFGGSAKLKDPEPKAGSGCTKWYAIEPRGYVCADGVRATLDPNDPELRAMRPYAPDVSSPWPHRYAESRGVFRYAEIPKHAEQRLREWDLADHLSRVEAAKRGEARHESLVGVDLTPATSPAFTLGKLPSTVHEPRKRLTPLSTVAYSAEVAGEDRTWLLSADLLWVPKDRVVPYKQVTFRGVQLGRDAKLPLAFFRSKDRGKFKEEGGRLVETAERFERLSFVELTAAERSQDGAVFLETRQPGIWVKKSDAVVPTPQEKTPWGAPVNGEDTKEGPAGRRTWIESSVWEGWMIAYEGTRPVFATLIAPGRGGTPQKGVDPIDTAATPVGTFPITGKFATATMVAPGEFVHSDVPWAQNFSGPHALHGAYWHDDWGDRKSGGCVNVSPIDGKWLFEFTEPPIPEGWHGVRWRPNVEPATTFVVHN encoded by the coding sequence ATGCGCCCGGGTTTGTCGCCGCTCCTCTTCGCCGCCGCGCTCGCCTGCGCCAGCCGCGAACCGGAAGGGCAAGCCCCGGCGAAGCCCGTCGAGCCCCCGCCGGCTCCCGCGAGCGCAGCGCCCGACCCGAGCGCGTCCCCGGCGCCGTCGCCGCCAGCCGTCGCCGACGAGCCGCGGGTCTACGCCAAGACCCGCTTCGTCTGGATCCACCCGGAGCCCAACGGGGTCGGCTGGACCGGGTTCCTCTGGTTCGGCGGCTCCGCGAAGCTCAAGGACCCGGAGCCCAAGGCCGGCTCGGGCTGCACCAAGTGGTACGCCATCGAGCCCCGCGGCTACGTGTGCGCCGACGGCGTGCGCGCAACGCTCGACCCGAACGACCCGGAGCTCCGGGCCATGCGCCCCTATGCCCCGGACGTGTCGAGCCCCTGGCCCCACCGCTACGCCGAATCGCGGGGCGTGTTTCGCTACGCCGAGATCCCGAAGCACGCCGAGCAGCGCCTGCGCGAGTGGGATCTGGCCGACCACTTGTCGCGGGTCGAAGCGGCCAAGCGCGGCGAAGCGCGCCACGAGTCGCTGGTCGGCGTCGATCTGACCCCCGCGACCAGCCCCGCCTTCACGCTGGGCAAGCTGCCGTCCACCGTGCACGAGCCGCGCAAGCGCCTGACGCCGCTCTCCACCGTCGCGTACAGCGCCGAGGTCGCCGGCGAAGATCGCACTTGGCTGCTCAGCGCAGATCTCCTGTGGGTGCCGAAGGATCGCGTCGTCCCTTACAAGCAGGTCACCTTCCGCGGCGTGCAGCTGGGAAGGGACGCGAAGCTGCCGCTAGCGTTCTTCAGGAGCAAGGACCGCGGCAAGTTCAAGGAAGAGGGCGGTCGTTTGGTCGAGACGGCCGAGCGCTTCGAGCGCCTGAGCTTCGTCGAGCTCACGGCCGCCGAGCGCAGCCAAGACGGCGCCGTCTTCCTCGAGACCCGCCAGCCGGGGATCTGGGTGAAGAAGTCCGACGCCGTGGTGCCGACCCCCCAGGAGAAGACGCCCTGGGGCGCGCCGGTGAACGGCGAGGACACGAAGGAAGGCCCGGCCGGGCGCCGGACCTGGATCGAGTCGAGCGTGTGGGAAGGCTGGATGATCGCCTACGAGGGCACGCGCCCGGTCTTCGCGACGCTGATCGCGCCGGGCCGCGGCGGCACGCCGCAGAAGGGCGTCGATCCCATCGACACGGCCGCGACGCCGGTCGGCACCTTCCCCATCACCGGCAAGTTCGCCACCGCCACCATGGTGGCGCCCGGCGAGTTCGTCCACTCCGACGTGCCCTGGGCGCAGAACTTCAGCGGCCCCCACGCGCTGCACGGCGCCTACTGGCACGACGACTGGGGCGACCGCAAGAGCGGTGGCTGCGTGAACGTCTCGCCCATCGACGGCAAATGGCTGTTCGAGTTCACCGAGCCCCCGATCCCGGAGGGCTGGCACGGGGTGCGCTGGCGGCCGAACGTGGAGCCCGCGACCACGTTCGTGGTGCACAACTAG
- a CDS encoding alpha/beta fold hydrolase codes for MPSVSLNGADLHYLDTGRGERVVLLLHAFPLHSGMWSRQLPELAKDQRVIAPDYRGLGKSRGVTDASSMDLLARDMLALLAHLGVERAAVVGLSMGGYLALELYRQAPALFRGLVLADTRAGADTEEGKTGREQFARDALERGLSWVADQLVPKLLKPVPDPAAVAELRSLIGEGTVEGVAAAQRGMARRPDSFPTLASISCPTLVLVGEEDTLTPTAEADKLAAGVPNARLVTIPGAGHISCIESPEAFTRALTAFLGAI; via the coding sequence ATGCCCAGCGTGAGCCTGAACGGCGCAGATCTGCACTACCTGGACACGGGGCGCGGCGAGCGCGTCGTGCTGCTCCTGCACGCATTTCCGCTGCACTCCGGCATGTGGTCGCGGCAGCTCCCGGAGCTCGCCAAGGACCAGCGGGTGATCGCGCCGGACTACCGCGGGCTCGGCAAGAGTCGCGGCGTGACCGACGCGTCCAGCATGGACCTGCTCGCTCGGGACATGCTCGCGCTGCTCGCACACCTGGGCGTGGAACGCGCGGCGGTGGTCGGTTTGTCCATGGGTGGGTACCTGGCCCTCGAGCTCTACCGGCAAGCGCCGGCGCTGTTCCGCGGTCTCGTGCTGGCCGATACGAGGGCGGGTGCAGACACGGAGGAAGGCAAGACAGGTCGCGAGCAGTTCGCGAGAGACGCCCTGGAGCGGGGCCTCTCTTGGGTAGCGGACCAGCTCGTGCCGAAGCTGCTCAAGCCCGTGCCCGATCCCGCAGCGGTGGCAGAGCTGCGCTCGCTGATCGGGGAGGGCACGGTGGAGGGTGTCGCCGCCGCGCAGCGGGGCATGGCGCGCCGGCCGGACTCGTTCCCCACCCTCGCCAGCATCAGTTGCCCCACGCTGGTGCTGGTAGGCGAGGAGGACACGCTGACCCCAACCGCCGAGGCCGACAAGCTCGCCGCTGGCGTGCCGAACGCGAGGCTCGTGACCATCCCGGGCGCCGGCCACATCTCCTGCATCGAGAGCCCGGAGGCCTTCACCCGGGCGCTCACGGCGTTCCTCGGCGCGATCTGA